Below is a window of Burkholderia cepacia DNA.
AGCCGCCGTATTCGTCGGTGCGGTGGTTCGAATGCACCGAGAAGAAGCTCTGGCCGAGGTAGCCGTGCGCGAAGTGCAGTTCGAGCCATTCGAAGCCGAGGTCGCGTGCGCGCTTCGCCGACGCGACGAAATCGGCCTGCACGCGGGCGATGTCGTCGTGCGTCATTTCATGCGGCACCTTCGGCAGGTGCGCGCCGAACGGCACGGCCGACGGTGCGATGGTCTGCCAGCCGTGCGGATCGCCGGCGGCGATATGGTCGTCGCCTTCCCACGGGCGGTTCGCGCTCGCCTTGCGGCCTGCATGCGCGATCTGGATGCCGGGCACCGAGCCGGCCGCCTTGATCGCCGCGACCGACGGCGCGAACGCTTCGGCCTGCGCATCGTTCCACAACCCGGCGCAGCCCGGCGTGATGCGCCCTTCCGGCGACACGGCCGTCGCCTCCGCGATCACGAGGCCCGCGCCGCCGCGCGCGATGCCGGCCAGATGCACGTGATGCCAGTCGTTGACGACGCCGTCTTCGGCGACGTACTGGCACATCGGCGGCACCGCGATGCGGTTGCGCAGCGTGACA
It encodes the following:
- a CDS encoding NADH:flavin oxidoreductase/NADH oxidase, with the protein product MSALFEPFKLKDVTLRNRIAVPPMCQYVAEDGVVNDWHHVHLAGIARGGAGLVIAEATAVSPEGRITPGCAGLWNDAQAEAFAPSVAAIKAAGSVPGIQIAHAGRKASANRPWEGDDHIAAGDPHGWQTIAPSAVPFGAHLPKVPHEMTHDDIARVQADFVASAKRARDLGFEWLELHFAHGYLGQSFFSVHSNHRTDEYGGSAENRGRFLVDTLAAVRKVWPEHLPLTARLGVIEYDGRDEETLAESIALTQRMKQEGLDMLSVSVGFSTPTAQIPWGPAFLAPIAERVRREAGLPVSSAWGIDTPQLANRVVAEEQLDLVMVGRAHLADPHWPYYAAKQLGVERPSWTLPAPYAHWLERYRIADKVA